TATGGAACAAAAAACAAATCCTTCCTTTAACTTGTTCCATAATATATTAACAAGTAAAACGTAAAGATCATGACTAAAGTAATGAAATCAGCATGGGACGAATCTGAAGCATTAAACAATATGACTTCTTATCCTGATTCAATATTGGGCGACGATTATGTAACAAATGATAATGACGCAATAGATGAGATGAATGAAGATTTAAATCAAGGGTTAGATGACGATGATGAAACTCTTGAAATAAATGATGAAGAAACTTCTGAAAAGAATAATAAATCAGACTCGTGTGGCTGCTAGAACAAGCAAAAATATTATCATAGAGAAAATGAAGATTTGTCAAATGCAAATTAAACGTAGAGGCATAGAAACACAGAGAAATCTGGGATGTGTATAATTAATGTACCGTATCTCTGTTATTTTATATTTAAGCTCTAAATTTGAACTTTAGTACTGTCTTCATTTTCTCATTAATTATTAAGACCACAATACTTTTACTAACCAATCCTTGTTTGGTCCCATAATAAAGCAAAATATTATTTCCAAAATAAAATTATGAGAAAAATTTTATCCATATTCCTTCCGATACTGATATGTTTCTCTGTCGGATTAACAGCAAGTTATTTCCAGTCCGAAGCAATAAACTTATGGTACCCTCACTTAAACAAGCCAGCATTAACACCTCCCAATGTTGTTTTTCCAATTGCGTGGAGTATTATTTATCTTTGTATGGGAACATCCATTGGATTAATTCTTTTCTCCCCTACAAAAGAAAAAGTAGCTCTAACTTGGCTTTTTGCTATACAGCTATTTTTTAATTTTGCCTGGAGCATTTTATTCTTCTATTTCAGAAATCCTCTTTGGGGTTTTATGGATATTTTAGTACTAGATATTCTTGTAACCCTCTATACTTTTAAAAGTTACCCAGTAAAAAAAGTTAGCGGATGGCTATTCTTACCTTATTTATTGTGGATTTATTATGCAACCTATTTGAATGGCTATATCTTATT
The genomic region above belongs to Parabacteroides pacaensis and contains:
- a CDS encoding TspO/MBR family protein translates to MRKILSIFLPILICFSVGLTASYFQSEAINLWYPHLNKPALTPPNVVFPIAWSIIYLCMGTSIGLILFSPTKEKVALTWLFAIQLFFNFAWSILFFYFRNPLWGFMDILVLDILVTLYTFKSYPVKKVSGWLFLPYLLWIYYATYLNGYILLNN